GGGTCGAGGCGGTCGAATAAATTCGACCGCTCCATACGGCGATGAGATGATCCAAGTCTGCTGACGTGACCAGGGGCTGATCGCCGAGCATGATGATACACGCGTCGTCGCCGGCGTGCGCGCGCAGACCGCAGCGGAGCGACGACGCCAACCCGGTCTTCCACTTCGGATTGATGGCCACGCGGCAGCGTCGCGTGTCCACCGCGGCCAGGACGTGGGCCGCGTCAGCGCCGACGACGAGCGTGCACGCCAATGCGCCCGAGCCGCACGCTGCGTCGATCGCCGCTTGCAGCAGCGGCGTGCCGTGCAAGCGCGCGCGCAGCTTGCCGCCGCCGAATCGGCGGCCCGCGCCCGCCGCGAGAACGACGCAGCCGATGCGCGGTGTCAGCGCAGCCTCCAGCGCCGCGTCGTCCCGGCTTGTGACGCGGCCACCAGTGTGCTCAGTTCGACGTCGCGCAGCTGTGCCGCCAGCGCCGCCACCCGGGGATCGTCCGGTCCGCTCTCTACCTTATTGATAAGCACTGCGAAGCGGGCGGCCTCGTCGACGTCCTCGCAGCGCGCCTCATATTCGCGCACGACCGCCGCGACGTGCGCCGCTTCGAGCGCCTGCCCGGCGTTCGCCCCGCTCAGCGCGATGATCCGCTCGGGGCGGTGAAGATGCTCGTCGTCGATCGGCGCGCCGAGCGCGTCGATCCCCACCACCACGACCATCAACGTCGTCGTCGACGCCAACACCGGTTCGTGCTCGGCGGGGGCTTTGAACGGTTTCATGCGCGCGCCGTCCGCCTCGTTGACGACGTAGCGCGCGCCGCAGCGGAAGAACAACTCGTCGGCTATCTCGGGCGTGACCGCGCGCAAGCGCCCGTCGCGCACGCCCGACCCGACCGCGATCAGCGGACCGCGCGCGAACGCAGCGGCCACGATCTCGTGCAGCGACCGGTCGGGCAGCGCGCGCTCCCAAGCCACCAGCGGCACGTCATCGGGCGGCGCACCGGCTTTGGTCGTCGTCGTCACGATCGTCGGTCCCAGCGCCCCAAGTTCGTGCCCGAGCGACCACAACGTCGTCGTCTTTCCCCCGCCGCCGACGAGCGCGATGTGTTCTTGCGGCCCGAGATCGAACGCCTCGCGCCAGGTCGCGCACGCCTGGGGACGGTCGAATGAATTCGACCGCTCCATCACGCCATGTCCTTGAGCACGGCGATCATGTCGTCGTGGATCGCGCCGTTGCTCGCCACGATCGGCCGGCCATCGAGTCTGAACGGCGTACCGCGATAGTCGCTGACGCTGCCGCCCGCTTGCTCCACGATCAGCGCACCGGCGGCCACATCCCATGGATGAAGATCAGACTCCCAGAAACCGTCGAACCGGCCGGCCGCGACGTAGCACAGATCGAGCGCCGCCGACCCGTCGCGGCGCAAGGCTTGCGCGCGCTGCGTGAACTCGCGAAACAACGCGAGGTTGGGCGGCTCTCCGCCCGAGAACGGGGCAAACCCGGTGACCAGCAGACCGTCGCGCAGCTCGGCGACTTTCGAGACCGAGATGTCGGCGCCGTTGCAGCGCGCACCCTTGCCGCGCTCGGCGACGAACAGCTCGTCGCGCAGCGGGTCGTACACGACGCCGACGACGACCACGCCATCCACCTCGAATGCGATCGAGACGGCGAAACACGGATAGCCGTGCGTGAAATTGGTCGTGCCGTCGAGCGGATCGATGATCCAGCGCTCGCCGCTCGAACCGCTCTGGCCCTCTTCTTCTCCGAGCACCGCGTCGCCCGGAAAACGGCGCGCGATCATCGCGCGGATGAGCGTCTCCGACTCCGTATCGGCATCGGTCACCAAGTTCGAACGAACGCCCTTCGAGCGTATCTGAAGGTGGCGTCCGAATTTGGTCCGGAGCAATTCGCCGGCCTCACGCGCGGCGCGCTCGGCAAGCGTAAGCCGTTCGGTCCACGCCATGCGAGCCGCTTCGAGCGCGGACAAGGTTCATCATTCACCACGTGGAAATATGTCGGGTAGTGCTGAAAGAGACCAAGCGCACCATCCCGACCTACGACCTGCCAGGGCCGATCGGCGCGGAAGTCGTCGGTACCGAGCGGCGTCTCGACACGACCGGCACTAAGACCGCGCCGATCGTCGTCAAGCACGCCCGTGGCCTGATGGTCGAGGACGTCGACGGCAACGTGTTCCTGGATTTCACCAGCGGCATGGTGACCGCGACCGGACATTGCCATCCTTCGATCGTCAAGGCGATCAGCGAGCAAGCGGAATCGTGGCTGTTCATCAACAGCCCGGATTTCTATTCGCCGCTGCAAGCGCGCGTGGTCGAGCGGCTGGCCGCGCTCGTGCCGGGCATCGGCGCCAAGAAAGTCTTCATGTGCAACAGCGGCACGGAGGCGAATGAAGCCGCGATCAAGGCGACGCGCTGGAACAACCCGACGCGCAAGCGCCTCATCGGCTTCATCGGCGCGTTCCACGGCCGCACGATGGGCGCGAACTCGCTCACCGCGAGCAAGCTCGCGCAGCGCGCGCGCTTCACCTCGAACATCCCCGACGTGCATCATCTGCCGTACGCCACGTGCTACCGCTGCCCGTACAAGATGTCGTATCCGAACTGCGATATCTGGTGCGCGCGCATCCTCGAGGAGCTGTACTTCAAACAGCTCATCCCGCCGGACGAGGTGTCGGCGATCTTCGTCGAGCCGATCCAGGGCGAGGGCGGCTACATCGTGCCGCCGCCGGAGTTCATCCAGATCGTCCGCGACATCGCGGCGCGCCACGGCATCCCGTACGTCGACGACGAAGTGCAGGCCGGCATGGGCAAGACCGGCAAAATGTTCGCGATCGAGCACCACGGAGTGACCGCCAACTGCACGTCGCTCGGCAAAGCGCTCGGCTCCGGCGTGGCGGTGGCGGCGCAAGTGCTCGACGCCGATCTCGACTTCGGCGTCCAGGGCGCCCATTCGAACACCTTCGGCGGCAACGGCATCGCGCTGGCGGCTGCCGGCGCGACGCTCGAGGTCTTCGAATCGGAGCACCTGGTCGAGCGCGCCGCGGAGCTGGGCGAATACTTCATCGGACGCCTGCGCGAACTGCAGCTGCAGCACGAGTCGATCGGCGACGTGCGCGGCAAGGGCCTTATGTTGGCGATCGATTTCGTCACCGATCGCGCGTCGCGCACGCCCGACCCAGATCTCCGCGACCGCGTCGTCGGCCGTTGTTTCGTGCACGGCCTCATGGTCTTGCCGTGCGGCTTCTCGGCGATCCGCTTCACTCCCGCGCTCGTCGTCGACCGCGAGCAGATCGATCACGCCGTCGCCGTGCTCGACCGGTCTATCCGCGAGGCCTAGACCAGGACGGTCGAATAGACTCGACCGCTCCATATGGCCGGATGAACTCGACCGCTACAACGGTCGAATGAATTCGACCGCTACATAACATCTGAAGGTTGACGCGCGCGCGAGCGTCCCCTTACAATGGCCTGTGGAGGGCGCCTTTCTTGGAGCTGCAGGAAGCTTTTGTCAGCGAGCTTACCGGGCGATCGATCGAGTTGTGGACCGACGGCTCCTCCATGCCCATCGGCAGCGTGCAGGACCTGGTGGTCGACGGCCGCGAGAGCTTTCCGCCCGTCACCGGCATCTACGTCAAATGCCGCGACGGCATCATCCGCTACGCGCCTTTTAGCGCCGTCCGTACGATGTCGGACAAGGCGATCATCCTCAATCAGGCGCCGCACGACAAAGCGTACGCACCGTCGGCGGACGATGAGCTGCTGCTCAATCGCGAGCTGCTCGACAAGCAGATACTCGACGTCGATGGGCGCAAGGTCGTGCGCGTCAACGACCTCAAGCTGGTGCCGACCGGCGAACACCTGCGGCTCATCGCGGTCGACGTCGGTCTGGCGGGCCTGCTGCGCCGCCTCGGGCTGCACGCGCTCGGCCGGCGCTGGCTCGAACGAGCCTCGCGTCCGGGCCTGCGCCAAGCGCTGATCTCGTGGGATGCGGTTGCGCCGCTTTCGAGCGTCGGACCCGGGGACGCGGTGCGCCTGCGGCTCCCGCACGACCGCATCGAACGCATCCATCCTGCCGACCTTGCCGCGATCATCGAGGACCTCAACACCAAAG
Above is a genomic segment from Candidatus Eremiobacteraceae bacterium containing:
- a CDS encoding aminotransferase class III-fold pyridoxal phosphate-dependent enzyme, coding for MLKETKRTIPTYDLPGPIGAEVVGTERRLDTTGTKTAPIVVKHARGLMVEDVDGNVFLDFTSGMVTATGHCHPSIVKAISEQAESWLFINSPDFYSPLQARVVERLAALVPGIGAKKVFMCNSGTEANEAAIKATRWNNPTRKRLIGFIGAFHGRTMGANSLTASKLAQRARFTSNIPDVHHLPYATCYRCPYKMSYPNCDIWCARILEELYFKQLIPPDEVSAIFVEPIQGEGGYIVPPPEFIQIVRDIAARHGIPYVDDEVQAGMGKTGKMFAIEHHGVTANCTSLGKALGSGVAVAAQVLDADLDFGVQGAHSNTFGGNGIALAAAGATLEVFESEHLVERAAELGEYFIGRLRELQLQHESIGDVRGKGLMLAIDFVTDRASRTPDPDLRDRVVGRCFVHGLMVLPCGFSAIRFTPALVVDREQIDHAVAVLDRSIREA
- a CDS encoding inositol monophosphatase family protein, with protein sequence MAWTERLTLAERAAREAGELLRTKFGRHLQIRSKGVRSNLVTDADTESETLIRAMIARRFPGDAVLGEEEGQSGSSGERWIIDPLDGTTNFTHGYPCFAVSIAFEVDGVVVVGVVYDPLRDELFVAERGKGARCNGADISVSKVAELRDGLLVTGFAPFSGGEPPNLALFREFTQRAQALRRDGSAALDLCYVAAGRFDGFWESDLHPWDVAAGALIVEQAGGSVSDYRGTPFRLDGRPIVASNGAIHDDMIAVLKDMA
- the yqeC gene encoding selenium cofactor biosynthesis protein YqeC, yielding MERSNSFDRPQACATWREAFDLGPQEHIALVGGGGKTTTLWSLGHELGALGPTIVTTTTKAGAPPDDVPLVAWERALPDRSLHEIVAAAFARGPLIAVGSGVRDGRLRAVTPEIADELFFRCGARYVVNEADGARMKPFKAPAEHEPVLASTTTLMVVVVGIDALGAPIDDEHLHRPERIIALSGANAGQALEAAHVAAVVREYEARCEDVDEAARFAVLINKVESGPDDPRVAALAAQLRDVELSTLVAASQAGTTRRWRLR
- a CDS encoding nucleotidyltransferase family protein, translated to MEAALTPRIGCVVLAAGAGRRFGGGKLRARLHGTPLLQAAIDAACGSGALACTLVVGADAAHVLAAVDTRRCRVAINPKWKTGLASSLRCGLRAHAGDDACIIMLGDQPLVTSADLDHLIAVWSGRIYSTASTRRGAAPIVALRAGDVWGAPVLFPRRDFAALLRLTGDAGAKRHAAQHRDRLAFVDARDARAFEDVDTPEDLTRLNGRGTRRTRR